In Cydia amplana chromosome 25, ilCydAmpl1.1, whole genome shotgun sequence, one genomic interval encodes:
- the LOC134659755 gene encoding uncharacterized protein LOC134659755, whose amino-acid sequence MLILNTFTILLQVAFIVFMSLLSMNIIRHFTSAKRMALIAPALFVNHGGGPMPLLGDKDHAGLTNFLRDGVKKHVDFKNVKAIILVTAHWEENKVTISSGNHHDLYFDYYGFPPESYKYRYDAPGDPKLAARIQETLKKSGIDSRLDPSRGWDHGVFVPMILINPEANIPIIQVSVLSNQDPEQHYKLGQALYQFRKEGVAIIGSGMSYHNMREFFNSRRAGQVINKEFDDYLNDVCTAEEEKRKEGLISWREATGANEAHPPRAAEHFMPLVVIAGAGGSKPGQRIFNWDMSGVFRLSAFIWKE is encoded by the coding sequence ATGCTTATCCTCAATACGTTCACGATACTTCTACAAGTGGCGTTCATTGTGTTTATGTCACTGCTCTCCATGAACATTATTCGTCACTTCACTAGCGCGAAGAGAATGGCTTTGATCGCTCCAGCATTGTTCGTGAACCATGGAGGCGGACCTATGCCGCTTTTGGGTGACAAGGATCACGCAGGTCTTACGAACTTTCTCAGAGACGGTGTGAAGAAACATGTCGACTTTAAAAACGTTAAAGCGATAATTTTAGTGACCGCGCATTGGGAGGAGAATAAAGTAACTATATCGTCTGGTAATCATCACGATTTATACTTCGATTACTATGGTTTTCCGCCAGAATCATACAAGTATAGGTATGATGCGCCTGGCGATCCGAAGTTAGCCGCGCGCATACAAGAAACATTGAAGAAAAGCGGTATAGACTCGCGTCTTGATCCTTCGCGAGGCTGGGACCATGGAGTCTTCGTCCCCATGATTTTAATCAACCCTGAAGCTAACATACCTATAATACAGGTGTCTGTGCTCAGCAATCAAGACCCGGAGCAGCATTACAAGCTTGGACAAGCTTTGTATCAATTCCGAAAGGAAGGTGTTGCCATAATTGGCTCCGGAATGTCATACCATAATATGAGAGAGTTTTTCAACAGTCGTAGAGCAGGACAAGTGATAAATAAGGAGTTTGATGACTATTTGAATGACGTATGTACAGCGGAGGAGGAAAAACGGAAAGAGGGATTGATATCTTGGAGAGAGGCAACGGGGGCTAATGAGGCACACCCTCCGCGCGCAGCCGAGCACTTTATGCCTCTTGTTGTGATTGCGGGTGCTGGGGGATCCAAGCCTGGCCAGAGGATTTTCAATTGGGACATGAGTGGTGTTTTCAGGTTAAGTGCTTTTATATGGAAGGAGTGA